One region of Drosophila teissieri strain GT53w chromosome 2L, Prin_Dtei_1.1, whole genome shotgun sequence genomic DNA includes:
- the LOC122613039 gene encoding rRNA-processing protein FCF1 homolog, which produces MGKHKKTQKVKKQRNAQLKRLMKPTDARLKDQIRVKRKKAEDPHQIKVHEATQQSSALFFQYNTQLGPPYHIVLDTNFINFSIKNKLDIVQGMMDCLYAKCIPYISDCVRAELEKLGNKYKLALRIISDPRFERLPCLHKGTYADDCLVERVRQHKCYIVATNDKDLKNRIRKIPGVPIMYVAAHKYAIERMPEAYGVKA; this is translated from the exons ATG GGAAAGCACAAGAAAACGCAGAAGGTGAAGAAACAACGCAATGCACAGCTGAAGCGCCTAATGAAACCCACAGACGCCCGGCTCAAGGATCAGATCCGAGTGAAAAGAAAGAAGGCTGAGGATCCGCACCAGATTAAGGTGCACGAGGCCACTCAGCAGAGCTCCGCCCTCTTCTTCCAGTACAACACCCAGCTGGGACCTCCCTACCACATCGTCCTGGACACGAACTTCATCAACTTCAGCATTAAGAACAAACTGGACATTGTGCAGGGTATGATGGACTGTCTGTATGCCAAGTGCATACCCTACATCTCCGACTGTGTGCGTGccgagctggagaagctggGCAACAAGTACAAGCTGGCCCTGCGTATCATCTCCGATCCCAGATTTGAGCGACTGCCCTGCCTGCACAAGGGCACCTATGCGGACGACTGCCTCGTGGAGCGTGTGCGCCAGCACAAGTGCTACATTGTGGCCACCAACGACAAGGACCTCAAGAACCGCATCCGCAAGATTCCCGGTGTGCCTATCATGTACGTGGCTGCCCATAAGTACGCAATTGAGCGTATGCCAGAAGCGTATGGAGTCAAGGCGTAG